A stretch of Caldanaerobius polysaccharolyticus DSM 13641 DNA encodes these proteins:
- a CDS encoding CtsR family transcriptional regulator: protein MARISDVIEMFIKKLIDEAQNGIVEIRRNELASKFQCTPSQINYVLETRFTPELGYYIESRRGGGGCIRIIKMNIDEKEYIKDIITEGIGSSISQGDAYAYINALYRDGIITDRELLMMKSALSDRVIGLDRELRNVVRASLFKAMLLAVLNS, encoded by the coding sequence ATGGCCAGGATAAGCGACGTCATAGAGATGTTTATAAAGAAGTTGATAGATGAGGCGCAAAACGGTATTGTAGAGATAAGAAGAAATGAGCTGGCAAGTAAATTTCAGTGTACTCCATCTCAGATAAACTATGTACTGGAGACGCGGTTTACGCCGGAGCTGGGTTATTACATCGAAAGCCGCAGAGGTGGCGGCGGTTGTATAAGAATTATTAAAATGAACATAGACGAGAAAGAATATATAAAAGACATAATAACTGAAGGTATAGGCAGCAGCATCTCTCAAGGGGATGCGTACGCTTACATCAATGCCTTGTATCGGGATGGTATTATAACGGACAGGGAACTGTTGATGATGAAGTCCGCCCTGTCGGATAGGGTTATAGGGTTGGATCGGGAATTGCGAAATGTGGTACGCGCCAGTTTGTTTAAGGCCATGCTGCTGGCGGTACTAAATAGTTAA
- the fusA gene encoding elongation factor G, producing the protein MKAYQCSAIRNVALVAHSGAGKTTLVEAALYSSKAIDRMGNVEDGNTVSDWDPEEIVRGISISASIVPVEWNSTKINLVDTPGYFDFVGEMLAPLRVVEGAVVVVSPSGPEVGTEIAWKHLNDAGLPAMFFVNKMDKENASFFKAVEGLREVFGKKVVPVQLPVGQEDDFRGYVDLLEGAAYIYDKGQIKRSNIPEPMAGDVARFREELIEDIAELDENLLEKFFNNEELSLGELKKTLKKGMASRDIFPVFCGCALKNMGVCAVMDAIVEYMPAPVDNSDGAFSAFVFKTIADPYVGKMSLFKVMSGFAASDSGVFNSTKESGEKLGQIFVLRGKKQIPVDKLCCGDIGGVAKLAVTSTGDTLCDEKKVVVYDRLQYPEPNMAMAIEPQSEGDEEKISNGLLKLNEEDPTFKVIKNNETGQFLLYGYGDVHLEVIVKRLLSKFGIGCQLTVPKVAYRETIKGKAKVEGKYKKQTGGHGQYGHVWIEFEPLRDKEFEFQEKIFGGAVPRQYIPAVEKGLRECMKEGILAGYPVVNIKATLLDGSYHPVDSSEMAFKVAASLAFKKGMQQASPVLLEPILHVEISVPEEYMGEVIGDLNKRRGRILGMQPDGHLQVVMAEVPEAEMFRYATDLRSLTHARGSFTMRFERYEEMPPQLAQKIIEQTKLAKEA; encoded by the coding sequence ATGAAGGCGTATCAATGCAGCGCCATAAGGAATGTGGCGCTGGTAGCCCACAGCGGTGCAGGTAAAACTACATTGGTGGAAGCGGCTTTATACAGTTCCAAGGCCATAGACAGGATGGGCAATGTGGAGGATGGCAATACGGTTTCTGATTGGGATCCTGAAGAGATTGTAAGAGGTATTTCCATATCTGCTTCTATCGTTCCGGTGGAGTGGAACTCTACAAAGATAAATTTAGTTGACACACCTGGGTACTTTGATTTTGTAGGGGAGATGCTGGCGCCGCTGCGGGTGGTAGAAGGGGCCGTGGTGGTGGTTTCACCTTCTGGGCCTGAAGTAGGTACTGAGATTGCCTGGAAGCACTTAAATGATGCAGGGTTGCCGGCTATGTTTTTTGTCAACAAGATGGATAAAGAAAATGCTAGTTTTTTTAAGGCTGTGGAAGGGTTAAGAGAGGTCTTTGGCAAAAAAGTCGTACCAGTGCAACTTCCTGTGGGTCAGGAAGACGATTTCAGGGGATATGTGGATTTACTGGAAGGAGCAGCGTATATCTACGATAAGGGCCAAATCAAAAGGTCAAATATACCTGAGCCTATGGCTGGTGATGTGGCTAGGTTTAGAGAAGAGCTGATAGAGGATATAGCGGAGTTAGACGAAAATCTGCTGGAGAAATTTTTCAACAATGAAGAACTCTCTTTAGGAGAATTAAAGAAAACGTTGAAAAAAGGGATGGCATCAAGAGACATATTTCCTGTGTTTTGTGGCTGTGCCTTAAAGAACATGGGCGTTTGCGCTGTTATGGATGCCATTGTGGAGTACATGCCGGCACCTGTGGACAACAGCGATGGGGCTTTTTCGGCTTTTGTCTTTAAAACCATAGCTGATCCCTACGTAGGCAAGATGTCGCTTTTTAAAGTTATGAGCGGTTTTGCGGCATCTGATTCCGGTGTATTTAATTCCACTAAAGAATCAGGTGAAAAGTTAGGGCAGATTTTTGTTTTAAGGGGCAAAAAGCAGATTCCTGTAGATAAGCTTTGCTGTGGCGATATCGGAGGTGTAGCTAAGCTGGCTGTTACGTCTACGGGAGATACCCTTTGCGATGAAAAGAAGGTCGTGGTGTATGATAGGTTGCAGTATCCTGAACCCAATATGGCCATGGCCATAGAGCCTCAGTCTGAGGGGGATGAAGAGAAGATAAGCAATGGGTTGCTGAAGTTAAATGAAGAAGACCCTACGTTTAAAGTCATCAAGAACAATGAGACAGGGCAGTTTCTCCTGTATGGGTATGGGGATGTGCACCTGGAGGTCATTGTAAAGAGGTTATTGAGCAAATTCGGCATAGGTTGCCAATTGACTGTGCCCAAGGTGGCGTATAGAGAGACCATAAAAGGGAAAGCTAAAGTAGAAGGAAAATACAAAAAGCAGACAGGGGGTCATGGGCAGTACGGTCACGTCTGGATAGAATTTGAGCCCTTGCGGGATAAAGAGTTTGAATTCCAGGAAAAGATTTTTGGAGGCGCTGTTCCCAGGCAGTATATACCGGCGGTAGAAAAAGGCTTAAGGGAGTGCATGAAAGAAGGGATACTGGCGGGTTACCCCGTGGTAAATATAAAAGCCACTTTGCTGGATGGGTCGTATCATCCTGTGGATTCATCGGAAATGGCATTTAAAGTCGCCGCGTCGTTGGCTTTTAAGAAAGGGATGCAGCAGGCCAGTCCCGTCCTGCTTGAGCCTATACTTCACGTGGAGATCTCAGTTCCCGAAGAGTATATGGGAGAAGTGATAGGCGACTTAAATAAGCGGAGGGGAAGGATACTTGGTATGCAACCCGATGGGCATTTACAGGTGGTAATGGCGGAAGTGCCCGAAGCGGAGATGTTCAGGTACGCTACTGATTTGAGGTCATTAACCCACGCAAGGGGTAGCTTTACCATGAGATTTGAAAGATACGAGGAGATGCCGCCGCAACTGGCTCAGAAGATAATAGAACAAACAAAATTGGCTAAGGAAGCGTAA
- a CDS encoding sensor domain-containing diguanylate cyclase: MVNKLMGNGMTYVGYIFLIYLLFVNGINGIDYWVFAIFIASFLIVEYLGIRGERNQVSLGSAFVMVVFLVYGVAPALLMASLGMFIYHSVSSKNVFSGLSYGSRAVIAYGLAAWAFYLTGAQIGPFYSDQVRGIAVFVVVSYLVSDVLRFAAYRVSGQYVQLSHVFENALLKALFAVVSAVCAVMLAYIYREMNFFYKALALLAVLLLAYNFHILSSLMYANKKLKALYDMLSIINSRLDVNQVGEAIIDAISNVVNFSGVAIFLGKGESELEIVAWDMGEVEHCDTKVATDKEFVQTLLRIDEPAIIDCCNDKDSLLCSYFNFKSCMIVPLVQNIKTIGAILLFHDYQNAFSKENLDIVTMISRQGAIALYNAKLYREMTQKSITDPITKLYNRRYFTDIIKDIVEICQREDLNVSLIMIDIDYFKRVNDTYGHLIGDEVIKELASRIKMCTRGDDIVARYGGEEFVVVLPSLDEQQAYTIAERIRKEIAARPFTTSAGELHVTVSAGICEYPAKADSLERLIANADRALYMAKARGRNKVIIYEEI; encoded by the coding sequence ATGGTTAACAAATTAATGGGCAATGGGATGACCTATGTTGGCTATATATTTTTGATTTACCTTTTATTTGTAAATGGTATCAACGGGATAGACTACTGGGTCTTTGCGATTTTTATAGCATCTTTTCTTATTGTAGAGTATCTTGGCATCAGAGGCGAGAGGAACCAGGTTAGTTTAGGTTCCGCTTTCGTTATGGTTGTCTTTCTAGTGTACGGAGTTGCCCCTGCGCTGCTCATGGCTTCCTTGGGTATGTTCATATATCATTCTGTAAGCAGCAAAAATGTATTTTCCGGTTTGAGCTATGGTTCTAGAGCGGTCATAGCCTATGGATTGGCTGCCTGGGCTTTTTATCTGACAGGTGCCCAAATAGGTCCGTTTTACAGTGATCAGGTGAGAGGCATTGCGGTCTTTGTTGTTGTAAGTTATCTTGTAAGCGATGTTTTACGCTTTGCAGCCTACAGAGTATCGGGTCAATACGTCCAGTTATCTCACGTTTTTGAGAATGCATTGCTTAAAGCCTTATTTGCGGTTGTGTCGGCGGTTTGCGCTGTAATGCTAGCGTATATCTACAGAGAAATGAATTTCTTTTATAAAGCGCTGGCATTGCTGGCTGTTCTGCTTCTCGCCTATAATTTTCACATACTGTCCAGCCTTATGTACGCCAATAAAAAGTTAAAGGCGCTGTACGACATGCTGTCCATAATAAATTCCAGGCTTGATGTGAATCAGGTAGGTGAGGCCATTATCGATGCCATAAGCAACGTGGTCAATTTCAGCGGTGTTGCTATTTTTCTAGGTAAAGGTGAATCTGAACTGGAGATAGTAGCGTGGGATATGGGAGAGGTCGAGCATTGCGACACAAAAGTAGCCACAGATAAGGAGTTTGTACAGACATTGCTTCGCATCGATGAACCTGCTATCATTGACTGTTGTAACGATAAAGATTCTTTGCTATGCTCTTATTTTAATTTTAAGTCTTGTATGATAGTTCCTCTTGTTCAGAATATAAAGACAATAGGTGCTATACTTTTGTTTCACGATTACCAGAATGCCTTTTCAAAGGAAAATTTAGACATAGTAACGATGATTTCCAGGCAAGGTGCCATAGCCCTTTACAACGCCAAGCTTTACAGGGAGATGACTCAGAAGTCTATAACCGATCCCATAACTAAGCTGTACAATAGAAGGTATTTTACAGATATCATAAAAGATATCGTGGAGATATGCCAGAGAGAAGATTTGAATGTGAGCTTGATCATGATTGACATAGACTACTTTAAGCGCGTAAATGACACTTACGGGCATTTGATAGGAGATGAAGTAATAAAAGAACTGGCCAGCCGCATAAAAATGTGTACCAGGGGAGATGACATAGTGGCCAGGTATGGCGGTGAGGAGTTTGTGGTGGTATTGCCTTCTTTGGATGAGCAACAGGCTTATACCATTGCTGAGAGGATCAGGAAGGAAATAGCAGCCAGACCTTTTACCACCAGTGCTGGTGAACTGCACGTGACGGTTAGCGCTGGCATATGCGAGTACCCTGCAAAAGCTGATTCCCTTGAAAGGTTGATTGCCAATGCCGACAGGGCTCTTTATATGGCTAAGGCGAGGGGAAGAAATAAGGTGATTATATACGAAGAGATTTGA
- a CDS encoding energy-coupling factor ABC transporter ATP-binding protein, producing MKDVIFKLIGIYYSYADSVPALVDINLEVERGEKLVIVGANGSGKSTLLKIMDALIFPQRGEFTAFGKVVDEREMRSNPYEFRKRVGLVFQDSDVQLFSPSVFDEVAFGPLQLSEEPEKVRDLVESILDDFGIGDLRDRPPHRLSGGEKKKVALASVMALNPEVLLLDEPTNGLDPRSRKWLVRKLLELNRKGTTVVTATHDLEIAKQLADRMVVMGEGHRIERTGASEEVFADEKLLLEANLI from the coding sequence TTGAAGGATGTAATTTTTAAGCTAATAGGTATTTATTATTCTTATGCAGATTCGGTTCCGGCGCTGGTTGACATTAACCTTGAGGTAGAAAGGGGCGAAAAGTTAGTCATTGTGGGAGCTAATGGCAGCGGAAAATCCACGCTTTTGAAGATAATGGACGCCTTGATCTTTCCTCAGAGGGGTGAGTTTACGGCTTTTGGTAAAGTCGTAGATGAGAGGGAGATGAGATCAAATCCTTATGAATTTCGGAAGAGAGTGGGTTTGGTGTTTCAGGATTCTGATGTGCAGCTATTTTCGCCCAGCGTATTTGACGAGGTGGCCTTTGGGCCATTGCAGTTAAGTGAAGAGCCTGAAAAGGTTAGAGATCTGGTGGAGAGCATTTTAGACGATTTTGGAATAGGGGATCTTAGAGACAGGCCTCCTCACAGGTTGAGCGGTGGCGAAAAGAAGAAAGTGGCGCTGGCGTCGGTGATGGCGCTAAATCCAGAAGTATTGCTGTTGGATGAGCCCACCAACGGCCTTGATCCCAGGTCAAGAAAGTGGCTGGTAAGGAAATTGCTGGAGTTAAACCGTAAAGGGACTACTGTAGTTACGGCGACCCACGACCTGGAGATAGCAAAGCAGCTGGCAGATAGGATGGTGGTAATGGGAGAAGGGCATCGCATAGAACGCACAGGTGCTTCAGAAGAGGTATTCGCGGATGAAAAACTCCTGCTGGAGGCAAATCTTATATAA